In one Verrucomicrobiota bacterium JB022 genomic region, the following are encoded:
- a CDS encoding tetratricopeptide repeat protein, which yields MKQRLSLLGSLLLALSCGYAAPATTQSDAQEAPQTAAKANWSDATFERLGFQPPSEGQEFVLLSYDVDDQGKVKGMVHVLHSTDAKLTPSAVEAATQERNRFEEAQRNDREVRKIVYFRPNEEGDFDYRIAYSLLGLATNRELADAGSAIAQNRVGEIYYHGLGDVLPEPKRAFDWFVRAADQDFGDAQYNLGVMYQMGDGVEQNAKTAVYWYQRAAEQDQANALNNLGYAYSAGFGVEKDEAKAVEYYEKAAKLGHSTSLFNLAYRYENGQGVQRDVKRAMKLYREAADKGHEGAMYCIGRLYELGQGVDRSLSEAQSWYRRASREGSTHAQQRLQQLSSRQASLN from the coding sequence ATGAAGCAACGACTCAGTCTACTCGGTTCCCTCCTTCTGGCCCTCAGCTGCGGCTACGCCGCCCCGGCCACCACGCAAAGCGACGCGCAGGAGGCCCCGCAGACCGCAGCCAAAGCCAACTGGAGCGACGCCACCTTCGAACGCCTCGGCTTTCAGCCGCCCTCCGAAGGCCAGGAATTCGTCCTCCTCTCCTACGATGTGGACGACCAGGGCAAGGTGAAGGGCATGGTGCACGTGCTCCACAGCACCGACGCCAAGCTGACCCCCTCCGCCGTCGAAGCCGCCACGCAGGAGCGCAACCGCTTCGAAGAAGCCCAGCGCAATGACCGCGAAGTGCGCAAGATCGTCTACTTCCGCCCCAATGAGGAAGGGGATTTCGATTACCGCATCGCCTACTCCCTGCTCGGCCTTGCCACCAACCGCGAGCTGGCCGACGCGGGCAGCGCGATCGCCCAGAACCGCGTGGGTGAGATTTATTACCACGGCCTCGGCGACGTGTTGCCGGAGCCGAAGCGCGCCTTCGACTGGTTTGTGCGTGCGGCGGATCAGGACTTTGGCGACGCCCAATACAACCTGGGCGTGATGTATCAGATGGGCGACGGCGTGGAGCAAAACGCCAAGACCGCCGTCTACTGGTATCAACGCGCCGCCGAGCAAGACCAGGCCAACGCGCTGAACAACCTCGGCTACGCCTACTCCGCCGGTTTTGGGGTGGAGAAGGACGAGGCCAAGGCAGTGGAATATTATGAGAAGGCCGCCAAGCTCGGCCACTCGACCAGCCTCTTCAACCTCGCCTACCGCTACGAAAACGGTCAGGGCGTGCAGCGCGATGTGAAGCGCGCCATGAAGCTCTACCGCGAAGCAGCCGACAAGGGCCACGAGGGTGCGATGTATTGCATCGGCCGCCTCTACGAGCTGGGCCAGGGCGTCGACCGCAGCCTCTCCGAAGCCCAGTCGTGGTATCGCCGCGCCTCCCGCGAAGGCTCCACCCACGCTCAGCAGCGCCTCCAGCAACTGTCCTCCCGCCAGGCCAGCCTGAACTAA